The Streptomyces sp. NBC_01363 region TCAGGACCAGGATCGCGTTGCGACGGGCGAGCACTCCGTACAGCCCGGTGCAGAAGAGAAGGGCGGCGAGCACGGCGGGATAGGCGAGGTGCATCAGCTCTGCTCCTTACCGCGCTTGCGGGACAGGACGATCGCGCCGACGAGGGCGGCGAGCAGCAGGACAGAGAGTGCTTCGAACGGCAGCACCCAGTGCCGGAAGAGGAAGGAGCCGGTCACGTCGGTCGAGCCCCGGGCCGGTCCGTCCAGGTCGATCCAGGTGGTCCGGAAGGCGTCGACCACGACCCAGACGAGCGCGCCGGCGGAGGCGACGGCCACGGCGAGGGCCGCCCAGCGGTTGCCCGAGTCGGCGTCCGGGGAGCGGCCGATGGGGGCCCTGGTGAGCATCAGCCCGAAGAGAAGAAGGACGACCACGGAACCGACGTAGATCAGTACCTGCACCCAGGCGATGAACTCAGCGGTGAGCAGGAGGTACTCGACGGCGAGACCCCCGAGCGTCACGACCAGCCAGAGGGCGGCATGCACCAGCTGCTTGGTCGTGACGGTGACGAGGGCCGCGCCGAGGGTGGCGATGCCGACGAGGACGAAGGCGATCTCGATGCCGGTCGGGGAGAGGAAGCCGGAGTGGGCCGGCTGGGCGGCGAGGGCGGTGTGAGCGGAGTGGGCCGCGGTGGCTGCGAGTGTCACTCCTCCCCCTCTGCTTCGCTCTGGTTCTGCTGGGTTTCCTGAGCCTGTCGGGCCTGCTGTGCCTGTTGGGCTTCCTGGGCGCGCTGGGCTTCGAGTTTCTCCGCCGTCTTGCGGGCGGCGGCGATCTCCTTCGGCTCCTCGGCGCCCGGGTCGAGCGCCGGCGGTTCCGGCACCGTCCACATCCATGCGCGGAGCTTGTCGCGCTCATGGGTGAGTTCGAGGATGTCCGTCTCCGCGTACTCGAACTCCGGCGACCAGAACAGCGCGTCGAAGGGGCACACCTCGATGCAGATACCGCAGTACATGCAGAGCGAGAAGTCGATGGCGAAGCGGTCGAGGACATTGCGGCTGCGCTCGCGGCCGCCCGGGGTCGCGGCCGGCACCGTCTCCTTGTGGGAGTCGATGTAGATGCACCAGTCGGGGCACTCACGGGCGCAGAGCATGCAGACCGTGCAGTTCTCCTCGAACAGCGCGATGACGCCGCGGGAGCGGGGCGGGAGCTCGGGCTGGACGTCCGGATACTGCGCGGTGACCGTCTTCCTCGTCATCGTCCGCAGGGTAACGGCCAGGCCCTTGGCCAGGCCGGAGCCGGGGATCGGGGGCATCAGCTGATCGCCACCTTCACGATGCCGGTGAGCGCGATCTGCGCGAGAGCGAGCGGGATGAGCGTGGTCCAGGCGAGCTTCTGCAGCTGGTCCTCGCGGAGCCGGGGGTAGGACACCCGCAGCCAGATGACGACGAAGGCGAGGACCGCGGTCTTGAGGAGCGTCCAGACCCAGCCGAGTCCGTCGGCGCCGAACGGGCCGTGCCAGCCGCCGAGGAAGAGAACGGTGGTCAGTCCGCACAGGACGACGATGCCCGCGTACTCGGCGAGCAGGAACAGGGCGAAGCGCAGGCCGGTGTACTCGGTGTACGCGCCGAAGATGATCTCCGAGTCGGCGACCGGCATGTCGAACGGCGGGCGTTGCAGCTCCGCGAGTCCGGCCACGAAGAAGACCAGCGCGCCGACGATCTGCCAGGGCAGCCACCACCACTCGAAGGCATCGAGGATGCCCGGGAGGGAGACGGTGCCGGCCGCCATCGCGACGGAGGCGGCGGCGAGCAGCATCGGCAGCTCGTACGCGAGCAGCTGGGCGGCGGTACGGAGGCCGCCGAGGAGGGAGAACTTGTTCGCCGACGCCCAGCCGGCCATCAGCGAGCCGAGGACTCCTACGCCCATGACGGCGAGCACGAAGAAGATGCCCGCGTCGACGACCTGCCCGACCGCGCCCTCGCCGGGGCCGATCGGGATGGCGACGAGCACGAGGAGGTACGGGAGCAGCG contains the following coding sequences:
- a CDS encoding NADH-quinone oxidoreductase subunit J: MEIAFVLVGIATLGAALVTVTTKQLVHAALWLVVTLGGLAVEYLLLTAEFIAWVQVLIYVGSVVVLLLFGLMLTRAPIGRSPDADSGNRWAALAVAVASAGALVWVVVDAFRTTWIDLDGPARGSTDVTGSFLFRHWVLPFEALSVLLLAALVGAIVLSRKRGKEQS
- a CDS encoding NADH-quinone oxidoreductase subunit I, yielding MPPIPGSGLAKGLAVTLRTMTRKTVTAQYPDVQPELPPRSRGVIALFEENCTVCMLCARECPDWCIYIDSHKETVPAATPGGRERSRNVLDRFAIDFSLCMYCGICIEVCPFDALFWSPEFEYAETDILELTHERDKLRAWMWTVPEPPALDPGAEEPKEIAAARKTAEKLEAQRAQEAQQAQQARQAQETQQNQSEAEGEE
- a CDS encoding complex I subunit 1 family protein, yielding MNDVLDVALRLVIVFAVFMVLPLVVGQTEHKVMAHMQGRLGPMYAGGFHGWAQLVADGVKFAQKEDIVPAEADRRIFQLAPAVALLPYLLVLVAIPIGPGEGAVGQVVDAGIFFVLAVMGVGVLGSLMAGWASANKFSLLGGLRTAAQLLAYELPMLLAAASVAMAAGTVSLPGILDAFEWWWLPWQIVGALVFFVAGLAELQRPPFDMPVADSEIIFGAYTEYTGLRFALFLLAEYAGIVVLCGLTTVLFLGGWHGPFGADGLGWVWTLLKTAVLAFVVIWLRVSYPRLREDQLQKLAWTTLIPLALAQIALTGIVKVAIS